One window of Pseudacidobacterium ailaaui genomic DNA carries:
- a CDS encoding carboxymuconolactone decarboxylase family protein — translation MQLDSLIDSLPSHAKDLKLNYSSLVRQNTELTPQQLWGTVVASAIATRNPDLTAASLDEGAKQLSQQALEAAKAAASVMGMNNIYYRFLHLTSNEKYATMPARLRMNVMRTHGVDHNDFELWSLAVSAINGCGKCIDSHEKVVREKGVTEETILAVVRVASVIHAIGTVLDAERVAQSEAVTV, via the coding sequence ATGCAACTCGATTCTCTGATTGATTCCCTACCCAGTCATGCCAAAGATCTGAAACTGAATTACTCCAGCCTGGTGCGCCAGAATACAGAACTGACCCCGCAGCAGCTTTGGGGAACAGTGGTGGCCAGCGCCATTGCCACCCGAAATCCTGATCTGACCGCGGCCTCCCTGGACGAAGGCGCAAAGCAGCTCTCCCAGCAAGCCCTGGAAGCAGCGAAGGCCGCTGCTTCTGTGATGGGAATGAACAATATCTACTACCGCTTTCTGCATCTGACGTCGAATGAAAAGTACGCAACCATGCCGGCCCGCCTGCGCATGAATGTCATGCGGACCCATGGAGTGGACCACAACGACTTTGAGCTTTGGTCACTGGCCGTTTCCGCCATCAATGGCTGCGGCAAGTGCATCGATTCGCACGAGAAGGTTGTGCGGGAGAAAGGCGTGACAGAAGAGACGATTTTAGCGGTTGTCCGGGTGGCATCCGTGATTCATGCAATCGGAACTGTGCTCGACGCAGAACGTGTCGCCCAGAGCGAAGCCGTCACAGTGTAG
- a CDS encoding peroxiredoxin, giving the protein MLGVGEKFPAFSVTATVSTDKNNAFETITHESYPGKWKVYFFWPKDFTFVCPTEIAAFGKLNQEFADRDAQILGGSVDSEFVHLAWRNNHEDLKDLPFPMLADVKRDLCEQLGILDPEAGVAQRATFIVDPENIIRFVYVTDLSVGRNPQEVLRVLDALQTDELCPCNWQKGEATLTV; this is encoded by the coding sequence ATGCTTGGTGTAGGCGAGAAGTTCCCTGCCTTTTCTGTAACGGCAACGGTCAGTACTGACAAAAACAATGCATTTGAAACCATTACTCACGAAAGTTATCCCGGCAAGTGGAAGGTCTACTTCTTCTGGCCCAAGGACTTCACCTTCGTCTGTCCGACGGAAATTGCCGCTTTTGGCAAGCTGAACCAGGAATTTGCTGACCGCGATGCACAGATTCTGGGCGGTAGCGTGGACTCGGAATTTGTCCACCTGGCCTGGCGCAATAACCATGAAGACCTCAAGGACCTGCCTTTCCCCATGCTGGCCGATGTTAAGCGCGACCTTTGCGAACAGCTTGGCATCCTCGATCCCGAGGCAGGTGTAGCACAGCGCGCAACCTTTATCGTGGATCCTGAGAACATCATCCGCTTCGTCTACGTCACCGATCTTTCCGTAGGCCGCAATCCGCAGGAGGTCCTGCGCGTGCTTGATGCCCTGCAAACCGATGAACTCTGCCCCTGCAACTGGCAGAAGGGCGAAGCAACCTTGACAGTCTAG
- a CDS encoding Fur family transcriptional regulator codes for MNAVESREFRDICERAGLAVTHQRQVLFEVLKSMHGHPSPEEVYARVKRRIPSISLATVYKNIHLFLESGIFREVSLHHGSLRVETNSKPHHHLVCTSCKAIFDIDADDLGLSEKTGTLPGGFLAQRYAVDVLGLCAACQQKIS; via the coding sequence ATGAATGCGGTCGAAAGCAGGGAATTCAGAGATATCTGCGAACGCGCTGGACTTGCGGTAACGCATCAGCGGCAGGTCCTCTTTGAAGTCCTTAAGAGTATGCACGGGCATCCCAGCCCGGAAGAGGTCTATGCGCGTGTGAAACGCCGGATCCCTTCGATTTCCTTAGCAACGGTTTACAAGAACATTCATCTCTTTTTGGAGAGTGGAATTTTTCGCGAAGTGAGCCTGCATCACGGCTCATTGCGCGTGGAAACCAACAGCAAGCCGCATCATCATCTGGTCTGCACATCCTGCAAGGCCATCTTTGATATTGACGCAGACGATCTGGGACTTTCCGAAAAGACCGGAACGCTTCCAGGTGGATTTTTGGCGCAGCGTTATGCCGTAGACGTACTCGGTCTGTGCGCTGCCTGCCAGCAAAAAATATCGTAA
- a CDS encoding DUF2203 domain-containing protein yields the protein MKTFTLDEAQSLLPLLESLLKRAIESKKAAEAIEGQLQQLRHRIFLSGGLMVDILSVTRQRAEAETLVRRAKDAVAEIQAIGVQVKDLETGLLDFPCILNDEVVLLCWKMGEPRIDFWHTVDAGFRGRRPVDERFGRSKKPN from the coding sequence ATGAAGACGTTCACACTGGACGAGGCGCAGTCGTTGCTTCCCCTGCTTGAATCGCTGCTGAAGCGCGCGATCGAAAGCAAAAAGGCTGCAGAGGCGATCGAAGGGCAACTGCAGCAGCTGCGCCACCGGATTTTTCTCTCTGGGGGCCTGATGGTGGACATCCTTTCTGTGACCCGGCAAAGGGCTGAGGCAGAAACCCTGGTGCGCCGAGCCAAAGACGCTGTCGCCGAGATCCAAGCCATCGGCGTGCAGGTCAAAGACCTTGAAACCGGCCTGCTTGATTTTCCCTGCATTCTCAACGATGAGGTCGTTCTTCTCTGCTGGAAGATGGGCGAGCCTCGCATCGACTTCTGGCATACCGTGGATGCAGGCTTTCGGGGACGGCGTCCTGTGGATGAAAGATTCGGTCGAAGTAAAAAGCCGAACTAA
- the nadA gene encoding quinolinate synthase NadA has protein sequence MAFNIPVRTTGLKAEKELSTLAEEVLTTPAEPAQEICSLENYLAQPDHTMDGRIAAARRKLGKTTVLLGHHYQRDEVIQFADYTGDSYKLSKIAAETPAKYIVFCGVHFMAESADVLGREGQQVVLPDLNAGCSMADMAEISQVEDCWDSLMAAGLKPEEILPLTYMNSTAAIKAFCGERGGLVCTSSNAARAFQWAFGRAGKILFLPDQHLGRNTAFAMGIPLQEMAVWDPYQIHGGLTLDHLRKARIILWKGHCSVHQRFLPEHVDKVRTKYPGIQVIVHPECRWEVCQKADATGSTERLIQLVSEAPEGTMFAIGTEIHLVNRLAREFAPKGKKIITLDDTGCLCTTMYRISPQHLAWALENLVEGRVVNQIRVRSEVKHWARVALDRMLEV, from the coding sequence ATGGCTTTCAACATCCCCGTCCGGACAACCGGACTGAAGGCGGAAAAGGAATTGAGCACACTTGCGGAAGAAGTTTTGACGACCCCTGCTGAACCAGCGCAGGAAATTTGCTCTCTGGAAAACTATCTGGCGCAGCCGGACCATACTATGGACGGGCGCATCGCTGCGGCACGCAGAAAACTGGGAAAGACCACGGTTTTGCTGGGCCATCACTACCAACGCGATGAAGTCATTCAATTTGCCGATTACACCGGCGACTCTTATAAACTCTCAAAAATTGCGGCCGAGACCCCGGCCAAGTATATCGTCTTTTGCGGCGTGCACTTTATGGCTGAAAGCGCCGATGTGCTTGGACGCGAGGGCCAACAGGTCGTCCTGCCCGATTTGAACGCCGGTTGTTCCATGGCAGACATGGCTGAAATCAGCCAGGTCGAGGATTGCTGGGACTCTTTGATGGCAGCCGGGCTCAAACCGGAAGAGATCCTTCCCCTCACATACATGAATTCGACGGCGGCCATCAAAGCATTTTGCGGGGAACGCGGCGGGCTGGTCTGCACCTCCTCCAATGCGGCCCGCGCTTTTCAATGGGCCTTCGGGCGTGCCGGCAAGATCCTGTTTTTGCCTGATCAACACCTGGGACGCAATACCGCCTTTGCAATGGGTATTCCGCTACAGGAAATGGCCGTATGGGACCCCTACCAGATTCACGGCGGTCTGACCCTCGACCATCTGCGCAAAGCCAGAATCATCCTCTGGAAGGGCCATTGCTCCGTACATCAGCGCTTTCTGCCAGAGCATGTCGACAAAGTGCGCACAAAATATCCCGGAATCCAGGTGATTGTGCACCCGGAGTGTCGCTGGGAGGTTTGTCAGAAAGCTGATGCTACGGGGTCCACCGAGCGCCTGATTCAGCTCGTCAGCGAAGCACCCGAGGGGACCATGTTTGCCATCGGCACTGAGATTCATCTGGTCAACCGTCTTGCCCGAGAGTTTGCGCCAAAGGGAAAGAAAATCATAACCCTTGACGATACCGGCTGCCTCTGCACCACCATGTATCGGATTAGCCCGCAACACTTGGCCTGGGCACTCGAAAACCTGGTGGAAGGCCGTGTCGTCAACCAGATCCGGGTCCGCAGCGAAGTAAAGCATTGGGCGCGCGTAGCTCTGGACCGTATGCTGGAAGTATGA
- a CDS encoding Sec-independent protein translocase subunit TatA/TatB: MHFGDSIFIFLLALVLFGPKKLPEIGRQIGKLLAEFRRASNEFKMQIDEELRAMEHEERQKQLEKAAEEARKKQLPEEQEKTLTILPPSSGVTVTAESPYVNMPKSEIAAEYLEALAKEEQTQQAAALNGDNPQTSQESEQAPIHHG; the protein is encoded by the coding sequence ATGCACTTTGGCGACTCCATCTTCATTTTCCTGCTGGCATTGGTCCTGTTCGGTCCCAAAAAGCTGCCTGAGATTGGCCGGCAGATCGGCAAACTTCTGGCCGAGTTTCGCCGCGCCAGCAACGAATTCAAGATGCAGATCGATGAAGAGTTGCGGGCGATGGAGCATGAAGAGCGCCAGAAGCAACTGGAGAAGGCCGCCGAAGAAGCGAGAAAAAAACAGCTTCCTGAAGAGCAGGAAAAGACGCTGACGATTCTGCCTCCATCGAGCGGAGTAACCGTGACCGCCGAGTCTCCCTATGTCAATATGCCGAAGTCCGAAATTGCCGCAGAGTATCTGGAGGCACTGGCCAAAGAAGAGCAGACACAGCAGGCAGCGGCTTTAAACGGCGACAACCCACAGACATCCCAGGAAAGCGAGCAGGCCCCAATCCACCATGGCTGA
- the tatC gene encoding twin-arginine translocase subunit TatC encodes MADLVDRARAAVSERAELPGMTLLEHLEELRKRIIRAAIYLVLGFFVAYGLHERIYGYMEKPIIFALQRHHLPTQLNYHNPIDGFNLYLKISFMAGCILASPFVLYEVWKFISPGLYQHEKRYVTPFMISTVGLFLAGAYFGYHWVFPGSLDFLFTFNKDFNPLIEINEYTDLFLTVILGLGITFELPILVMFLALFGIVNAKFLLKNIRYAVLIIFIIAAIITPTPDVLTMCVFATPMLVLYLISIGVAYMVHPARRKRKAGAA; translated from the coding sequence ATGGCTGATCTAGTGGACCGCGCACGGGCCGCGGTATCGGAACGCGCAGAACTTCCCGGCATGACCCTCCTCGAACACCTGGAGGAATTGCGAAAACGGATTATCCGGGCAGCGATTTATCTCGTCCTCGGATTTTTTGTGGCTTACGGGCTCCACGAGAGAATTTATGGCTACATGGAAAAGCCCATCATTTTTGCTTTGCAGCGGCACCATCTGCCGACGCAATTGAATTATCACAACCCGATTGATGGCTTTAACCTGTACCTGAAAATCAGCTTTATGGCTGGGTGCATTCTGGCTTCGCCATTTGTGCTTTATGAGGTGTGGAAGTTCATCTCGCCTGGACTTTATCAGCATGAAAAGCGCTATGTAACACCTTTCATGATCTCTACCGTTGGCCTCTTTCTGGCTGGCGCTTATTTTGGCTACCACTGGGTCTTTCCTGGATCGCTTGATTTTCTCTTTACCTTCAATAAAGATTTCAATCCGCTGATTGAGATCAATGAATATACTGACCTCTTTCTGACGGTCATTCTTGGTCTGGGAATCACGTTTGAACTGCCGATTCTGGTGATGTTTCTCGCGCTTTTCGGGATCGTGAATGCAAAGTTTCTGCTCAAGAACATTCGCTACGCAGTTCTGATTATCTTCATCATTGCGGCCATCATCACACCTACTCCAGACGTGTTGACAATGTGTGTCTTTGCCACACCGATGCTGGTTTTGTATCTGATTAGTATCGGTGTTGCTTATATGGTCCATCCCGCCCGCCGCAAACGAAAGGCCGGAGCGGCATGA
- a CDS encoding M28 family peptidase produces the protein MGLLLLDLSASHARTEEGAFNGLRALEYTRQFVSIGPRWVGSPGHARAEAFLKHQFAKDNLESDSFISNTPVGPQQMTNYIVRFPGKKDGVIVLASHYETNYPLRNIHYVGANDGGSSTGLLLELANHLRGHAREGYSVWLVFLDGEEAFRQWSDTDSTYGSRHLAAKWQNDGTLKRIKAFIVLDMIGDKDLNIQRDSNSTGWLLDIIQRAAAKYGDQSYFFEERTSDLDDHIPFVRRGVPSADVIDLDYGYQNSFWHTEQDTMDKISAKSLSIVGNTMLETIRLLDQH, from the coding sequence TTGGGTCTGCTTTTGCTCGACCTTTCCGCCAGTCATGCTCGGACTGAGGAAGGCGCATTCAATGGGCTCCGTGCACTGGAATATACGCGTCAGTTTGTTTCCATCGGGCCCCGCTGGGTGGGCAGTCCTGGACATGCGAGGGCAGAGGCGTTTCTGAAGCACCAGTTTGCAAAAGACAATCTTGAGTCAGATTCGTTTATTTCCAATACTCCGGTCGGCCCCCAGCAGATGACGAATTACATCGTCCGGTTTCCCGGGAAAAAAGATGGTGTGATTGTTCTGGCTTCACATTATGAGACGAACTATCCGCTGCGGAATATCCATTATGTTGGTGCCAATGATGGCGGGTCTTCAACCGGACTGCTTCTTGAATTAGCAAACCATCTTCGTGGTCACGCGCGGGAGGGATACAGCGTGTGGCTGGTTTTTCTGGATGGCGAAGAGGCCTTCCGGCAGTGGTCAGACACAGACAGTACCTATGGCAGCAGGCATCTGGCCGCAAAATGGCAGAACGATGGTACTCTCAAGCGCATCAAAGCATTCATTGTGCTTGACATGATTGGCGACAAGGACCTGAATATCCAACGGGATTCCAATTCCACAGGATGGCTGCTGGACATCATCCAGCGTGCAGCCGCCAAATATGGGGACCAGTCATATTTCTTTGAAGAGCGAACGAGTGACTTAGATGACCACATTCCATTTGTTCGTCGCGGTGTTCCTTCCGCCGATGTGATTGATCTCGACTATGGATACCAGAACTCCTTTTGGCACACGGAGCAGGACACGATGGACAAAATCAGCGCGAAGAGCCTTTCCATTGTAGGGAACACCATGCTGGAAACGATCCGGCTTCTGGACCAGCATTGA
- a CDS encoding TerC/Alx family metal homeostasis membrane protein, with the protein MIAGATLSYWIWFHVLVAVLLFVDLAILHRGQHSLRLRAAWGWTIFLATLACGFAIFLSKTQGHQHGLEFFSGYLIEGSLSIDNLFVFLMLFRALRLDAEEQHRVLLWGVLGAILMRALFIAVGVSLLNRFAWIHYVFGAFLLYAAIRLMREKPEKESSPGVLTWLQRRNLRGITDRGDQGVQLKMPALLFVILAIEATDLIFALDSIPAVLAITRDPFIVYTSNIFAILGLRSLYYVLAGLLSKLRLLHYGLAVVLAFVSLKMLLAEWIEVPVTISLAVILFVLAVFAVASKLVSTKKSADV; encoded by the coding sequence ATGATTGCCGGGGCAACTCTTTCCTACTGGATCTGGTTCCATGTGCTTGTGGCCGTACTGTTGTTTGTAGATCTGGCCATACTACATCGCGGACAGCATTCCCTGCGGCTCCGTGCGGCATGGGGTTGGACCATTTTTCTGGCAACACTGGCCTGCGGCTTTGCGATTTTTCTTTCCAAGACCCAAGGCCATCAGCATGGACTGGAATTTTTCTCCGGATACCTGATTGAAGGCTCGCTCAGCATTGACAATCTTTTTGTCTTTCTCATGCTGTTCCGGGCGCTGCGGCTGGATGCAGAAGAGCAGCACCGGGTGCTTTTGTGGGGAGTGTTGGGCGCCATTCTGATGCGGGCCTTGTTTATCGCCGTCGGCGTGTCGCTGCTGAACCGGTTTGCCTGGATCCATTATGTCTTTGGCGCATTTCTGCTGTATGCCGCCATCCGCCTGATGCGTGAAAAGCCAGAGAAAGAATCCAGCCCAGGCGTTCTGACGTGGCTCCAACGTCGGAACCTGCGAGGCATTACAGACCGCGGCGATCAAGGCGTCCAGTTGAAGATGCCTGCGCTTCTATTCGTGATTCTGGCCATAGAAGCAACCGATCTGATCTTTGCGCTTGATTCCATCCCGGCAGTTCTGGCGATTACCCGCGATCCTTTTATTGTGTATACATCGAATATTTTTGCAATCCTTGGATTGCGATCGCTGTATTACGTCCTTGCCGGGCTTCTCAGTAAACTTCGTCTTCTGCATTATGGCCTTGCAGTTGTGCTGGCATTTGTGTCGCTGAAGATGCTTCTTGCTGAGTGGATTGAGGTCCCTGTGACAATCTCGCTTGCTGTCATTCTGTTTGTCCTTGCCGTGTTTGCTGTTGCCAGCAAGCTGGTCTCCACAAAGAAGTCCGCTGATGTCTGA
- a CDS encoding DUF481 domain-containing protein: MLSLLSWKSRPLTWAVFAVFFFGCLDGRLLYGQSKQADIVVFTNGDQLSGKFVRALGDTVVFHSDILGDINIGWDKIKELHTAQNVVVLEKGVRIKDHHLPPNFPIGTASVENQQIIVQSATATIPPIPVKNVQVVVDQTTFDKQFRGHPGFLQGWNGGATAGTTIVSATQNQYTFSGALNLVRVVPTLSWLDPSNRTAINYAQSYGKITQPAYRAADGTLVPSSYTKNSILHVDAERDEYFSPRVYALGMVSFDHNYSQSLELQQIYGGGFGWTPIKDAKQQLDLKATAQYERQAFFNVVPPAQAEINLIASTFGANYNRKLPKGMVWNQQLLYIPGWNDLHAYSVTETDTLSFPTYKNLSFTLGTTDSYLNDPPATIPPTKRNSFQFIMGLTYNIKSSY; this comes from the coding sequence ATGCTGTCTTTGCTCTCCTGGAAAAGCCGGCCTTTGACATGGGCGGTCTTCGCCGTGTTCTTTTTCGGCTGCTTGGATGGCCGCTTGTTATACGGGCAGTCAAAACAAGCCGATATTGTTGTCTTCACGAACGGCGACCAGTTGTCTGGAAAATTTGTGCGTGCACTCGGTGATACGGTCGTCTTCCACTCAGACATTCTTGGCGACATCAATATCGGATGGGACAAGATCAAGGAGCTGCATACGGCACAAAATGTCGTGGTCCTCGAAAAGGGCGTCAGGATCAAGGACCACCATCTGCCGCCGAATTTTCCTATCGGGACCGCATCGGTTGAAAATCAGCAGATTATCGTGCAATCTGCTACCGCAACCATTCCCCCCATTCCAGTCAAGAACGTGCAGGTTGTAGTGGATCAAACCACCTTTGACAAACAATTTCGTGGTCACCCGGGCTTCCTGCAGGGATGGAATGGCGGAGCTACGGCGGGCACAACCATCGTCTCTGCTACGCAGAACCAGTACACTTTTTCCGGCGCCCTAAACCTAGTTCGCGTCGTCCCTACGTTGAGCTGGCTGGATCCAAGCAACCGCACCGCGATCAACTATGCACAGTCCTATGGGAAAATTACCCAGCCTGCGTATCGTGCAGCAGATGGGACACTAGTTCCGTCTTCTTATACGAAAAACTCAATTTTGCATGTCGATGCGGAACGCGATGAATATTTTTCGCCAAGAGTATACGCCCTGGGCATGGTCTCCTTCGACCACAACTACAGCCAGAGCCTGGAGCTGCAACAGATCTATGGTGGCGGCTTCGGCTGGACGCCAATCAAAGATGCCAAACAACAACTGGACCTGAAGGCGACAGCGCAATACGAGAGGCAGGCCTTCTTCAATGTCGTGCCTCCGGCGCAGGCAGAAATCAATTTGATTGCCTCTACGTTCGGCGCGAATTACAACCGAAAACTGCCAAAAGGCATGGTATGGAATCAACAGCTTCTCTATATCCCGGGCTGGAACGACCTGCACGCTTATTCTGTGACGGAAACGGACACTCTTAGTTTTCCAACTTACAAGAATCTCAGTTTCACCCTGGGAACAACCGATTCCTATCTGAACGATCCGCCTGCAACGATTCCGCCGACAAAACGAAATTCTTTCCAGTTCATCATGGGACTGACCTATAACATCAAGTCCTCTTACTGA
- a CDS encoding cellulose synthase family protein, with protein MRSHYADRTFEHLYRWNWFDTMLLVPYFAVMIVLAFYGLHRYQLVYLYYKHRKNAAKDPPKRFAQLPRVTIQLPIFNEQFVIDRLIDACCKLDYPQELLEIQVLDDSTDETKEVARNLVEQYRQAGNPIVYIHREDRQGFKAGALDHGMKTATGEFIAIFDADFVPPHDWLMNVIHHFAEPDVGMVQTRWTHLNRDYSFLTQVEAILLDGHFVLEHGGRSRAQVFFNFNGTAGMWRRKAIEEAGGWQHDTLTEDTDLSYRAQLKGWRFKYLQHVECPAEVPIEMTAFKTQQARWAKGLIQTSKKILPRVFQSEAPFHTKLEAWYHLTANISYPLMVVLSTLLMPAMIIRFYQGWFQMLLIDVPLFMASTFSISSFYLVSQKELFPRTWFKTFLYLPFLMALGIGLTVTNTVAVMEALLGIQSAFKRTPKYRVQRRGEKSKAAKYRKRLGIVPWIELLIGCYFAMTIWYAISNENYFTVPFLFIFVMGYWYTGLLSLLQGRFERLRGGAGLEESSPKPFPVGV; from the coding sequence TTGCGCTCGCATTATGCCGACCGCACATTTGAGCACCTATACCGCTGGAACTGGTTCGACACCATGCTGCTGGTTCCGTATTTTGCGGTGATGATTGTGCTGGCCTTCTACGGATTGCATCGCTACCAGCTCGTCTATCTGTATTACAAGCACCGCAAGAATGCGGCCAAGGATCCGCCGAAGCGATTTGCACAGCTTCCGCGAGTCACCATCCAGCTGCCGATTTTTAACGAGCAGTTTGTGATTGACAGGCTGATTGACGCCTGCTGTAAGCTCGACTACCCTCAGGAGCTTCTTGAAATTCAGGTTCTCGATGATTCTACGGACGAAACCAAAGAAGTAGCCAGAAACCTGGTGGAACAATACAGGCAAGCGGGGAACCCTATCGTTTACATCCATCGTGAGGACCGCCAGGGGTTTAAGGCGGGGGCCCTGGACCATGGCATGAAAACTGCCACCGGTGAGTTTATTGCCATTTTTGACGCGGATTTTGTCCCTCCTCATGACTGGCTCATGAATGTCATCCATCATTTTGCGGAGCCGGATGTGGGCATGGTCCAAACGCGATGGACACATCTCAATCGCGATTACAGCTTTCTCACTCAGGTGGAGGCCATTCTGCTGGATGGACACTTTGTACTCGAACATGGCGGGCGGTCCCGGGCACAGGTGTTCTTCAATTTCAATGGAACGGCAGGGATGTGGCGCCGCAAGGCAATTGAAGAGGCCGGCGGCTGGCAGCATGACACGCTTACGGAAGATACGGACCTCAGTTATCGGGCGCAATTGAAGGGGTGGCGCTTCAAATATCTCCAGCATGTAGAGTGTCCGGCGGAGGTGCCTATCGAGATGACGGCCTTTAAGACGCAGCAGGCTCGCTGGGCCAAGGGGTTGATCCAGACTTCAAAAAAGATTCTGCCGCGGGTCTTTCAGAGTGAGGCGCCGTTTCATACCAAGCTGGAGGCATGGTATCACCTGACGGCCAATATCAGTTATCCGTTGATGGTGGTGCTTTCCACTCTTCTGATGCCAGCCATGATCATCCGCTTTTATCAGGGATGGTTCCAGATGTTGCTGATTGACGTGCCGCTCTTTATGGCGTCAACGTTTTCGATTTCGTCCTTCTATTTGGTGTCGCAGAAGGAACTCTTCCCACGCACCTGGTTCAAGACATTTCTTTATCTGCCTTTTCTGATGGCGCTGGGGATTGGACTCACCGTGACCAATACAGTTGCTGTGATGGAGGCATTGCTGGGAATCCAGAGTGCGTTCAAACGCACTCCGAAATACCGGGTACAAAGACGCGGTGAGAAGTCGAAGGCAGCAAAATATCGGAAAAGGCTGGGCATCGTTCCCTGGATCGAGCTGCTGATCGGATGTTATTTCGCTATGACGATCTGGTATGCCATCAGCAATGAAAACTACTTTACTGTGCCTTTTCTTTTCATTTTTGTGATGGGCTACTGGTATACCGGCCTGCTTTCTTTGTTACAAGGGCGTTTTGAACGTCTGCGGGGCGGAGCCGGGCTGGAGGAGTCATCGCCGAAACCATTTCCCGTGGGTGTGTAG
- a CDS encoding GGDEF domain-containing response regulator yields the protein MQDPSPIRPTILLAEPDKEAAGHLAGMLTNWKYTVEMIEDGAECFRRLLAPDAPTIAILDNNLPAMKGIEVIAEIKRRTRPYHAWMMLLSHAPDHEVVTLAMNACVDDFLLKPVNEVDLLVRVRTAERVQHFYREMQEQTNSLHFRVSHDPLTGLLNREATMRQLFQETDRAQRLRTPLCVMLLDLDGFSEINHQYGYAAGDAILKELTQRLKRYMRSYDVLGRCGSDDFLIGLPGCTTEQAIALARRLQQSVLSKPYHIHRDVIPATVSIGIANSRGRLPLVVFREAESALMKARIAGPGNIHPFELPASLVPAS from the coding sequence ATGCAAGACCCATCTCCAATCCGCCCCACCATCTTATTGGCTGAACCAGACAAGGAAGCCGCCGGCCACCTCGCCGGGATGCTTACGAACTGGAAATACACGGTGGAAATGATTGAGGACGGCGCTGAATGCTTTCGGCGTCTGCTCGCGCCTGATGCCCCTACAATCGCCATTCTGGACAACAATCTTCCTGCGATGAAGGGAATCGAAGTCATAGCGGAAATTAAGCGGCGTACGCGTCCCTACCACGCATGGATGATGCTCCTGAGTCATGCTCCTGACCATGAAGTGGTCACCTTGGCCATGAATGCCTGCGTGGATGATTTTCTGCTGAAGCCGGTGAACGAAGTCGACCTTCTGGTCCGTGTCCGGACTGCGGAACGAGTACAGCATTTTTATCGTGAGATGCAGGAGCAGACCAATTCCCTGCATTTCCGTGTTTCTCACGATCCTCTGACTGGATTGTTGAATCGCGAAGCAACCATGCGGCAACTTTTTCAGGAAACAGACCGGGCGCAGCGGCTACGCACACCGCTTTGCGTCATGCTTCTTGACCTGGATGGATTTTCAGAAATCAACCATCAATATGGTTATGCCGCCGGTGATGCAATTCTGAAAGAACTAACGCAACGCCTGAAACGTTATATGCGCAGCTATGATGTGCTTGGCCGTTGCGGAAGCGATGATTTCCTCATCGGGCTTCCAGGATGCACGACCGAGCAGGCCATAGCTCTGGCGCGGCGTTTACAGCAGTCTGTCTTGTCGAAACCCTACCACATTCATCGCGATGTGATCCCAGCGACTGTCAGCATTGGTATCGCCAATAGTCGGGGAAGACTGCCGCTGGTTGTCTTTCGTGAAGCAGAGAGCGCCTTAATGAAGGCCCGCATTGCAGGCCCCGGTAACATTCATCCATTTGAGTTGCCGGCCAGCCTGGTGCCTGCTTCCTAA